A single window of Priestia filamentosa DNA harbors:
- a CDS encoding CoA-binding protein: MNIPSREELGKILKDSKKIAVVGLSDNKDRTSYLVSEAMQKAGYEIIPVNPNVKEVLGVPAVASLTDIKEHVDIVNVFRRSEHLVDVAKEFLEIDADVFWSQLGVVNQEAYNLLVSKGYKPVMDRCIKVEHALTK, from the coding sequence ATGAATATACCTTCTCGAGAAGAGCTTGGAAAAATATTAAAAGATAGCAAAAAGATTGCGGTTGTCGGTCTTTCAGACAATAAAGATCGAACATCTTATCTTGTATCAGAGGCTATGCAAAAAGCAGGGTATGAGATTATCCCGGTAAACCCGAACGTAAAGGAAGTACTCGGTGTTCCCGCTGTTGCCTCTCTTACTGATATTAAAGAACATGTTGATATTGTAAATGTGTTTCGCCGCTCGGAACATTTAGTAGACGTTGCAAAAGAATTTTTAGAAATTGATGCAGATGTGTTTTGGTCCCAGCTTGGAGTTGTAAATCAAGAAGCATATAATCTGCTTGTTTCCAAAGGATACAAGCCTGTTATGGACCGCTGTATTAAAGTTGAACATGCTTTAACAAAATAA
- the ggt gene encoding gamma-glutamyltransferase codes for MRKTLSKFLTVFILFSLTLGGSLSSVSAKSTSSLPVSKVDVGKEGMVATAEPYATRVGQEVLEKGGTAVDAAVAVQLALNVTEPMMSGIGGGGFMMVYDGKTKQVSIMNSREKAPSDVTTDLFLDENGKAVPFKERHTSGKAVGVPGTLLGLEEAHEKWGKLKWKALVKPAENLAKDGFNVSITLSDSIEDSKDKLSEEAKRVYAPNGQVLKEGALLKQRDLAKTLQLIGKEGSQALYDGELGKAIVKTVKDHGGSMTEEDLKNYTVKEQTPIKGTYHGYDIISMPPPSSGGLTVLQILKMLEPYDISQYGVRSKEKYNLVAEAMHLAFADRNKYIGDTDFVDVPISGMLNENYLAKRSKEIELLKANKNVKPGDPWSYQGGKPETEYVPKKDDKEIGQTTHFTIADKWGNLVSYTTTIEQVFGTGIMVPGYGVMLNNEMTDFDAYPGGPNEVQPNKRPMSSMSPTIVLKDHKPVMTVGSPGGPTIIASVAQTLINKIDYGMSAEAAIEEPRIYTPTYPNIRYEKGIPSETIKELEKLGYKFDDEPEEIGNVQTIDIYDSFYLGAADSSRVGSAAGVDTVKGK; via the coding sequence ATGAGAAAGACTTTGTCTAAATTTTTAACAGTCTTTATTCTTTTTTCTCTTACGCTAGGAGGCAGTTTATCTAGCGTATCTGCTAAAAGTACATCTTCTCTTCCTGTAAGCAAAGTTGATGTGGGAAAAGAAGGCATGGTAGCAACAGCAGAGCCTTATGCAACTCGAGTTGGTCAAGAGGTGCTTGAAAAAGGCGGAACAGCTGTTGATGCGGCGGTTGCTGTTCAGCTTGCTTTAAATGTAACAGAGCCGATGATGTCAGGCATTGGTGGCGGAGGATTTATGATGGTTTATGATGGTAAAACAAAGCAAGTATCCATCATGAACAGCCGGGAAAAAGCGCCAAGTGATGTAACTACAGATCTTTTTCTAGACGAAAATGGAAAAGCTGTTCCATTTAAAGAACGCCATACGTCAGGGAAAGCTGTTGGAGTGCCAGGTACGCTCCTTGGACTCGAAGAAGCACATGAAAAATGGGGAAAACTGAAGTGGAAAGCTCTTGTTAAGCCTGCTGAAAACCTTGCAAAAGATGGATTTAATGTGAGTATTACGCTTTCAGATAGTATTGAAGATAGTAAGGACAAGCTGTCGGAAGAGGCAAAAAGGGTGTATGCACCAAACGGACAAGTTTTAAAGGAAGGAGCACTTTTAAAACAAAGAGATTTAGCTAAAACCTTACAATTAATTGGAAAAGAAGGATCTCAAGCTCTTTATGATGGAGAATTAGGGAAAGCCATTGTAAAAACAGTCAAAGATCATGGCGGAAGTATGACAGAAGAGGATTTAAAAAATTATACAGTGAAAGAACAAACGCCAATTAAAGGAACATATCACGGTTATGATATTATCTCAATGCCTCCCCCAAGTTCCGGAGGGTTGACGGTTTTACAAATTTTAAAAATGCTTGAGCCTTATGATATTAGTCAGTATGGTGTACGGTCGAAAGAGAAGTACAATCTTGTCGCTGAAGCAATGCATCTCGCTTTCGCAGACCGAAATAAGTATATTGGTGATACGGACTTTGTGGACGTTCCAATTTCAGGCATGCTTAATGAAAACTATTTAGCAAAACGAAGTAAAGAAATCGAGCTTTTGAAAGCAAATAAAAATGTAAAACCAGGAGATCCATGGAGTTATCAAGGAGGAAAACCTGAAACAGAATACGTGCCGAAAAAAGATGACAAAGAAATTGGGCAAACAACGCATTTTACAATTGCTGATAAGTGGGGGAACCTTGTTTCCTATACCACAACAATTGAGCAAGTTTTCGGAACAGGAATTATGGTACCTGGCTATGGAGTAATGCTAAATAATGAAATGACCGATTTTGATGCTTATCCAGGAGGGCCAAATGAAGTCCAGCCAAATAAGCGTCCGATGAGCAGTATGTCCCCAACTATCGTTCTAAAAGATCACAAGCCTGTTATGACAGTAGGATCTCCAGGAGGACCGACTATTATCGCTTCTGTTGCTCAAACATTGATTAATAAAATTGACTACGGTATGTCGGCAGAAGCTGCCATTGAAGAACCACGTATTTATACTCCGACATATCCGAATATTAGATATGAAAAAGGGATTCCATCTGAGACAATAAAAGAGCTTGAAAAGTTAGGATACAAATTTGATGATGAGCCAGAAGAAATTGGAAATGTACAAACAATTGATATTTATGATTCTTTTTATCTAGGTGCAGCTGATTCATCAAGAGTTGGTAGTGCAGCTGGAGTGGACACTGTAAAAGGTAAATAA
- a CDS encoding N-acetylmuramoyl-L-alanine amidase: protein MVKVMLDPGHGGTDPGGVANGLQEKNLTLKIAIYTRDYLLANYRGIVVRMTRSDDRFISLNSRSQQANAFKANLFVSIHINSGGGTGFETYRFTGRASSTTLALQSNLHSEILTAMKSFGNVGDRGQKQANYAVLRQTTMPANLTENLFIDRTADANLLKNETFLKAVGEAHARAIAKTLGVAPISQPKPTPAPEQPGENEGGRTLNLQEWQWKELAEVYAKANQSGVLKSDQWTKKAQNKTLTVDEAIFLNAILIGR, encoded by the coding sequence ATGGTGAAAGTGATGCTTGATCCAGGACATGGCGGAACAGATCCAGGTGGGGTAGCCAATGGACTTCAAGAAAAGAATTTAACACTAAAAATCGCTATATATACAAGAGACTATTTGCTTGCTAACTACCGTGGAATTGTTGTACGAATGACGCGTTCTGACGATCGGTTTATATCTCTTAATAGCAGAAGTCAACAAGCTAATGCTTTTAAAGCGAATCTCTTTGTTTCCATTCACATTAATTCAGGTGGAGGGACAGGCTTTGAAACGTACCGATTTACAGGGAGAGCGAGTTCAACAACCCTCGCCTTGCAAAGCAATCTTCATTCTGAAATTTTAACAGCGATGAAGTCGTTTGGAAATGTAGGAGACAGAGGTCAAAAACAAGCAAACTATGCAGTTCTTCGTCAAACAACAATGCCTGCTAATTTAACGGAAAATTTATTTATTGACCGAACAGCAGATGCAAACCTTTTGAAAAATGAAACATTTTTAAAAGCGGTAGGAGAAGCTCATGCACGAGCAATCGCCAAAACACTAGGGGTTGCACCAATCTCTCAGCCAAAACCGACACCAGCGCCGGAGCAGCCGGGGGAAAATGAAGGAGGAAGAACGTTGAACTTACAAGAGTGGCAGTGGAAAGAGCTTGCAGAAGTATATGCTAAAGCAAACCAAAGCGGTGTTTTAAAGAGCGATCAGTGGACAAAAAAAGCTCAAAATAAAACATTGACTGTTGATGAAGCCATCTTTTTAAATGCTATTTTAATTGGGCGATAG
- a CDS encoding S1 family peptidase produces MKKHTITALLFFLGILLMPLAAQAESSSPTKDELFFRSQNQDNVAQLIQEVFGSYDAFKNYGTVYFADDGTITLGFTERNEKVKTFENKVNDLLRETTLAYRPSLMKETAPIVHYKRATYSTSDLEHVEEQLWSKMRQLGLPEQNKTMMTSIDTEHEKVILEVHNMSSIDKEKLTQALPSIVEIQENADLSSPHIQLSRERDWTKLGGGIRVHDSEGNYCTTAGVAKKGNRYFLLTAGHCLNGDKSVVYQGSTVVGHDHSTANYTGIDVGLISLDANTLASGRYATRLFYEHAEDKSDYDSFITGYAPVYQNAYVCKSGITTGVTCGYVTKSSTTVNFANDRYGELKTAFIRGEKGSFYSRGGDSGAITYDPVTHKLYGIHVGGVANGTYGWMTKITDVIDHYSSPNEPFLPYSNSQNIKLS; encoded by the coding sequence ATGAAGAAACACACGATAACAGCTTTACTATTTTTTCTAGGTATTTTACTAATGCCACTGGCAGCACAGGCGGAATCATCTTCTCCAACAAAAGACGAACTTTTTTTTCGATCCCAAAATCAAGATAACGTAGCACAGTTAATACAAGAAGTGTTTGGAAGCTATGATGCTTTTAAAAACTATGGAACCGTTTATTTTGCTGATGATGGGACAATTACACTCGGCTTTACAGAGAGAAATGAAAAAGTAAAAACATTCGAAAATAAAGTAAATGATCTTTTACGTGAAACAACTCTTGCTTATCGACCATCTCTTATGAAAGAAACGGCTCCTATTGTACATTATAAACGTGCAACTTACAGCACAAGCGATTTAGAACATGTAGAAGAACAACTTTGGAGCAAAATGAGACAGCTAGGATTACCCGAACAAAACAAAACAATGATGACTTCTATCGATACAGAGCATGAAAAAGTTATTCTTGAGGTCCATAACATGTCATCTATTGATAAGGAGAAGTTAACACAAGCACTTCCTTCGATCGTAGAAATTCAAGAAAATGCTGACCTTTCTTCCCCACACATCCAGCTTTCTCGGGAAAGAGACTGGACGAAGCTTGGCGGAGGTATTCGCGTACATGATAGCGAAGGAAACTATTGTACAACAGCTGGAGTAGCTAAAAAAGGAAATCGTTATTTCTTGCTTACAGCAGGTCATTGTCTAAATGGAGATAAAAGCGTCGTCTACCAAGGATCAACCGTTGTTGGTCATGATCATTCAACAGCTAACTATACTGGCATTGATGTTGGTCTTATTTCACTTGATGCTAATACTCTTGCAAGCGGACGCTACGCAACACGCCTCTTCTATGAACATGCTGAAGATAAAAGTGACTACGATTCATTTATTACAGGTTATGCTCCTGTTTATCAAAATGCCTATGTTTGCAAATCTGGCATCACAACAGGTGTTACGTGCGGTTATGTAACGAAGAGCAGCACGACTGTAAATTTTGCAAATGATAGATATGGAGAGCTAAAAACAGCCTTTATTCGCGGTGAAAAAGGTTCTTTTTATTCTAGAGGAGGAGACAGCGGAGCTATTACATATGACCCTGTTACACATAAGCTCTATGGAATTCATGTTGGTGGTGTTGCAAATGGCACATATGGCTGGATGACCAAAATTACGGATGTCATCGATCACTATAGTTCACCAAATGAACCATTTCTTCCATACTCAAACTCTCAAAATATCAAACTCTCGTAG
- the parE gene encoding DNA topoisomerase IV subunit B, protein MTTKQSFSYNEDAIQVLEGLDAVRKRPGMYIGSTDSRGLHHLVYEVVDNSVDEALAGFGDYIKVTIHKDNSISVIDKGRGMPTGMHKLGKPTPEVILTVLHAGGKFGQGGYKTSGGLHGVGASVVNALSEWLVVTIKRDGIKYEQRFENGGKPVTTLEKVGKTNQTGTTIHFKPDPTIFSTTTYNYETLSERLRESAFLLKGMKIEIIDERHDEKALYHYENGIEAFVQYLNEDKDILHSVCSFEGEQNGIEIDFAFQFNDGYSENILSFVNNVRTKDGGTHEAGAKSAMTRAFNEYARRTNLLKERDKNLEGTDIREGLAAIVSVRVPEELLQFEGQTKGKLGTSEARSAVDAVVAEHLSYYLEENADVSSMLVKKAIKARLAREAARKAREEARTGKKRKKSEAVLSGKLTPAQSRNPNRNELYLVEGDSAGGSAKQGRDRRFQAVLPLRGKVINTEKAKLADIFKNEEINTIIHAIGAGVGPEFSVEDTNYDKVVIMTDADTDGAHIQVLLLTFFYRYMKDLIEAGKVFIALPPLYKVSKGSGKKEVIEYAWSDDELQGAIKKVGRGYMIQRYKGLGEMNADQLWETTMNPGTRTLIRVRIDDAARAERRVTTLMGDKVEPRRKWIESHVEFGLDEDPNILDNEHVTVAEEE, encoded by the coding sequence TTGACTACGAAACAATCATTTAGTTACAACGAAGATGCGATTCAAGTGCTAGAGGGACTTGACGCAGTACGAAAACGTCCGGGAATGTACATTGGAAGTACAGACAGTCGCGGACTTCATCATTTAGTATATGAAGTGGTAGATAACTCAGTCGACGAAGCACTTGCTGGTTTCGGAGATTATATAAAGGTAACGATCCACAAGGATAATTCAATTTCTGTAATTGATAAAGGGCGCGGTATGCCAACAGGAATGCACAAATTAGGGAAACCGACGCCGGAAGTTATTTTAACTGTGCTTCATGCAGGTGGGAAATTTGGACAAGGCGGCTATAAAACGAGCGGAGGTCTTCACGGTGTTGGGGCCTCTGTTGTGAATGCCTTATCAGAGTGGCTCGTTGTTACAATTAAGCGTGATGGTATTAAATACGAACAACGTTTTGAAAATGGCGGAAAACCCGTCACAACGCTTGAAAAGGTTGGAAAAACGAATCAAACGGGAACAACCATCCACTTTAAACCAGATCCAACTATTTTTTCTACAACAACTTATAACTATGAAACACTAAGTGAGCGCTTACGAGAATCTGCTTTCTTATTAAAAGGCATGAAGATTGAAATCATTGATGAGCGACATGATGAAAAAGCGCTCTATCATTATGAAAATGGAATTGAAGCTTTTGTTCAATATTTAAATGAAGATAAAGATATCCTTCATTCAGTGTGCTCTTTCGAAGGAGAGCAAAATGGAATTGAAATTGATTTTGCCTTTCAGTTTAATGATGGATATTCAGAGAATATTTTATCATTCGTTAACAATGTTCGCACAAAAGATGGAGGAACGCATGAGGCAGGTGCTAAAAGCGCAATGACACGTGCGTTTAATGAATATGCACGCAGAACAAACTTGTTGAAAGAACGTGATAAAAATCTTGAAGGGACAGACATACGCGAAGGGCTTGCTGCGATTGTTTCTGTTCGCGTGCCTGAGGAGCTTTTGCAGTTTGAAGGGCAAACAAAAGGAAAGCTTGGTACAAGTGAAGCACGTTCTGCCGTTGATGCTGTCGTTGCAGAGCATTTGTCTTATTATTTAGAAGAAAACGCAGATGTAAGCTCTATGCTTGTCAAAAAAGCAATTAAAGCACGTCTTGCAAGAGAAGCAGCTCGCAAAGCTCGTGAAGAAGCGAGAACAGGCAAGAAACGAAAAAAATCAGAGGCTGTATTAAGCGGAAAGTTGACGCCTGCTCAATCGCGTAACCCAAATCGAAATGAGCTTTACCTTGTTGAGGGAGACTCAGCAGGAGGATCTGCTAAACAAGGTCGTGATCGTCGCTTTCAAGCTGTTCTACCGTTAAGAGGGAAAGTCATTAATACCGAAAAAGCAAAGCTTGCGGATATATTTAAAAATGAAGAAATTAACACGATTATTCATGCAATTGGCGCTGGCGTTGGGCCTGAATTTTCGGTTGAAGATACAAATTACGATAAAGTTGTGATCATGACAGACGCAGATACGGATGGAGCTCATATTCAAGTTCTCTTACTTACTTTTTTCTATCGCTATATGAAAGATTTAATTGAAGCAGGCAAAGTGTTTATCGCTCTTCCACCGCTTTATAAAGTAAGTAAAGGAAGCGGTAAAAAAGAAGTCATCGAATATGCATGGAGTGATGATGAACTTCAAGGAGCCATTAAAAAAGTCGGAAGAGGCTATATGATTCAGCGTTATAAAGGTCTTGGGGAAATGAACGCTGATCAGCTTTGGGAAACAACGATGAACCCTGGCACGAGAACGCTTATTCGAGTACGTATTGATGATGCAGCACGGGCTGAGCGTCGTGTGACAACACTTATGGGTGACAAGGTAGAACCGCGTCGTAAATGGATTGAAAGTCACGTAGAGTTCGGGCTTGATGAGGATCCAAACATTCTAGATAACGAACATGTAACGGTCGCGGAGGAGGAATGA
- the parC gene encoding DNA topoisomerase IV subunit A: protein MEQTERYLDLPLEDVLGDRFGRYSKYIIQERALPDARDGLKPVQRRILYAMHVDGNTAEKGFRKSAKTVGNVIGNYHPHGDSSVYDAMVRMSQEWKVRNVLIEMHGNNGSIDGDPPAAMRYTEARLSSISQELLRDIDKNTVEFVPNFDDTSTEPTVLPAHFPNLLVNGSTGISAGYATDIPPHNLVEVIDAAIMRIDKKQATVEELMSVIKGPDFPTGGIIQGVAGIKKAYETGKGKIIVRGKASVESLKGGKEQIVITEIPYEVNKANLVKKMDELRLDRKVEGIAEVRDETDRTGLRIVIELKKDGNAQGILHYLYKNTDLQIPYNFNMVAIHKGRPKLMTLPTILDAYIDHQKEVVINRSKYEWEKAKEREHIVAGLIKALSILDEVIATIRASKDKRDAKNNLIKNYEFTEAQAEAIVSLQLYRLTNTDITALREESEELQQKIEELEQILNSEQKLLSLIKKELRQVKKTYKTDRFTAIEEEIEELKINLEVMVPSEDVMVTVTSDGYVKRTSLRSYNASNGQDFGMKETDHILGCFEVNTTETLLLFTNKGSYLYMPIHELPDIRWKDLGQHVSSLIPLDKEEHLIQALPIEDFKKEDYLLFATKNGMVKRTELKSFKAQRYSRPLMALNVKGDDEVVSVMRTSGNSRILLGTKAGYVLLYNEEEINVVGPRAAGVKGINLKDDDVVIGAETFITQHEDTQAIFVTQRGAVKKMNLKEVEQTSRAKRGTMILRTVKSNPHNLIGFTIVKENRAIRIESAKGMTEKVIPANIRVSELYSNGSFIMDEAEVGKIISMWIEKES, encoded by the coding sequence ATGGAACAAACAGAACGCTATTTAGATTTACCATTAGAGGATGTTTTAGGTGACAGATTTGGTCGCTATAGTAAATACATTATTCAAGAACGTGCGCTGCCTGATGCGAGAGACGGATTAAAACCAGTGCAGCGTCGTATTTTATATGCTATGCACGTAGATGGAAATACGGCTGAAAAAGGGTTTCGTAAATCTGCTAAAACAGTTGGAAATGTTATCGGTAACTATCACCCGCACGGTGATTCATCTGTTTACGATGCAATGGTCAGAATGAGTCAAGAGTGGAAAGTACGCAATGTTTTAATTGAAATGCACGGAAATAACGGAAGTATTGATGGAGACCCTCCAGCTGCAATGCGTTATACAGAGGCTCGCCTATCTTCTATTTCACAAGAGCTTTTACGAGATATTGATAAAAACACAGTAGAATTTGTCCCAAACTTTGATGATACAAGCACTGAGCCAACCGTTTTACCAGCTCATTTTCCAAACTTACTTGTAAATGGATCAACAGGAATTTCAGCTGGTTATGCTACAGATATTCCTCCTCACAATCTTGTGGAAGTTATCGATGCTGCGATCATGAGAATTGACAAAAAACAAGCTACAGTAGAAGAGCTTATGAGCGTCATTAAAGGACCGGATTTTCCAACAGGCGGTATTATACAAGGTGTAGCAGGAATTAAAAAGGCATATGAAACAGGAAAAGGCAAAATCATTGTTCGTGGTAAAGCGAGTGTTGAAAGCCTTAAAGGCGGAAAAGAACAGATTGTCATTACAGAAATTCCATATGAAGTAAATAAAGCAAATCTTGTGAAGAAAATGGATGAACTTCGTCTAGATCGCAAAGTAGAAGGAATTGCGGAAGTGCGAGATGAGACGGACCGCACTGGTCTTCGCATCGTAATTGAGCTTAAAAAAGACGGAAATGCTCAAGGAATTCTACATTATCTTTACAAAAACACGGATTTACAAATTCCATACAATTTCAACATGGTTGCTATCCACAAAGGACGTCCAAAATTAATGACGTTACCAACCATTTTAGATGCATATATTGATCATCAAAAAGAGGTTGTGATTAATCGTTCGAAATATGAGTGGGAAAAAGCAAAAGAACGCGAGCATATTGTAGCAGGACTTATTAAAGCTCTCTCTATACTTGATGAAGTGATTGCCACAATTCGAGCTTCAAAAGATAAAAGAGATGCGAAAAATAACTTAATTAAAAACTATGAGTTTACAGAAGCTCAAGCTGAAGCTATTGTATCTCTCCAGCTTTATCGTTTAACAAACACTGATATCACGGCATTAAGAGAAGAAAGTGAAGAGCTACAACAGAAAATTGAAGAGCTTGAGCAAATTTTGAATAGTGAGCAAAAGCTTCTCTCCCTTATTAAAAAGGAACTTCGCCAAGTTAAAAAAACATATAAAACAGATCGTTTTACAGCAATTGAAGAAGAGATTGAAGAGCTAAAAATTAATTTAGAAGTAATGGTACCGTCAGAAGATGTAATGGTAACGGTAACGAGTGACGGATATGTGAAGAGAACAAGCCTTCGCTCTTACAATGCTTCAAATGGCCAAGATTTTGGTATGAAAGAAACAGATCATATTTTAGGCTGTTTTGAGGTGAATACAACTGAAACTCTTCTATTATTTACAAATAAGGGGAGCTACTTATATATGCCAATTCATGAGCTTCCAGATATCCGTTGGAAAGATCTTGGACAGCATGTGTCAAGCCTTATTCCTCTTGATAAAGAAGAGCATCTTATTCAGGCATTGCCAATTGAGGACTTTAAGAAAGAAGATTATCTTCTTTTTGCAACAAAGAACGGTATGGTGAAAAGAACAGAGTTGAAAAGTTTTAAAGCCCAGCGCTATTCAAGACCGCTAATGGCTTTAAATGTTAAAGGAGACGACGAAGTTGTCTCTGTAATGCGTACATCAGGTAATAGTCGCATTTTACTTGGCACAAAGGCAGGCTATGTTTTACTTTATAATGAGGAAGAAATCAATGTTGTAGGACCACGGGCAGCAGGAGTAAAAGGAATCAATCTGAAAGACGATGATGTTGTTATAGGGGCGGAAACGTTTATAACACAGCATGAGGACACACAGGCCATCTTTGTTACCCAAAGAGGAGCCGTTAAGAAAATGAACTTAAAAGAAGTGGAGCAAACATCAAGAGCAAAAAGGGGAACAATGATTCTTAGAACGGTTAAATCTAATCCTCATAACCTGATTGGCTTTACAATTGTAAAGGAAAACAGAGCTATTAGAATAGAATCAGCAAAAGGAATGACTGAAAAAGTAATTCCCGCTAATATTCGTGTTAGCGAGCTATACAGTAATGGTTCATTTATAATGGATGAAGCTGAGGTTGGAAAAATTATTTCAATGTGGATAGAGAAAGAGTCGTGA
- a CDS encoding GNAT family N-acetyltransferase: MNIRYAVEKDLQGIVDIYNDAIEHTTATFDLEKVSIEDRKGWFDEHVHRYPLIVAVKGEKIIGYATLSPYNKKEAYSKTVELSVYVDREERGQGIGRALMDEILHLAKENEHRAVISLITKGNEHSISMHKRYGFFLCGELKEVGYKFDQWQDVLLYQLLIK; the protein is encoded by the coding sequence ATGAATATTAGATATGCAGTAGAAAAAGATTTACAAGGGATTGTAGACATTTATAACGATGCAATTGAACATACAACGGCAACGTTTGATCTAGAGAAAGTAAGTATAGAGGATAGAAAAGGATGGTTTGATGAACATGTTCACCGCTATCCACTTATTGTTGCAGTAAAAGGGGAGAAAATTATAGGGTATGCTACACTTTCTCCCTATAACAAGAAAGAAGCGTATAGCAAAACGGTAGAGCTCTCTGTTTATGTGGATAGAGAGGAACGCGGCCAAGGAATTGGACGTGCCCTAATGGATGAAATACTACACTTAGCTAAAGAGAATGAACATCGTGCTGTGATTTCACTCATTACGAAAGGAAATGAGCACAGCATTAGCATGCACAAAAGATATGGTTTCTTCCTATGTGGAGAGTTAAAGGAAGTTGGCTACAAATTTGATCAGTGGCAAGATGTGCTCTTGTACCAACTTTTAATAAAATAA
- a CDS encoding YqcI/YcgG family protein: protein MNIQYLYTPQQIHGSVVIPEWGKKAFAKFEREVLIENYPCQAAVDAFKDEMLYFTFVDSIYKYYSLKQFAEGIKHYVEKIAPQNKKTALIALFRERGPVQAIKEYERQFWDTVQYLHVVDEGGWPQHIAKTPNHPNWQFCFAGQPFSLICQTPAHEKRKSRYSPNFTIVFQPREILKEENEELRDFVTEVKKEVVAYDQISPHPALGWNTSQQQKEWRKYFLRDTNDTPVGQCPFRAKTEKFQSTRKGR, encoded by the coding sequence ATGAACATCCAATATCTTTATACACCACAACAAATCCACGGCTCAGTTGTTATCCCTGAATGGGGAAAAAAAGCTTTTGCAAAATTTGAACGAGAAGTACTTATTGAAAACTACCCTTGTCAAGCTGCTGTTGATGCTTTTAAAGATGAGATGCTTTATTTTACTTTTGTAGATTCTATTTATAAATATTATTCGCTTAAGCAGTTTGCTGAAGGGATTAAACATTATGTTGAAAAAATAGCTCCACAAAATAAAAAAACGGCTCTCATTGCACTTTTTAGAGAGCGTGGTCCTGTTCAAGCTATAAAAGAATATGAGCGACAGTTTTGGGATACTGTTCAATATTTGCACGTTGTTGACGAAGGAGGATGGCCTCAGCATATCGCTAAAACTCCTAACCATCCAAACTGGCAGTTTTGTTTCGCTGGACAGCCATTTTCTCTTATCTGTCAGACTCCTGCGCATGAGAAACGAAAAAGCAGGTATAGTCCTAATTTTACAATTGTTTTTCAACCAAGAGAGATTCTAAAAGAAGAAAATGAAGAGTTAAGGGACTTTGTAACAGAAGTGAAAAAAGAAGTTGTAGCGTATGATCAAATTTCTCCACACCCAGCACTTGGATGGAACACATCACAGCAGCAAAAAGAATGGCGAAAATACTTTTTACGTGATACAAATGATACACCTGTTGGACAGTGTCCATTTCGGGCAAAAACTGAAAAATTTCAGTCCACAAGAAAAGGTCGTTAA
- the plsY gene encoding glycerol-3-phosphate 1-O-acyltransferase PlsY: MTIFLLVLAYLLGSIPFGLIVGKVGYGIDIREHGSGNLGATNTFRTLGKKAGIIVTVADILKGTVATVIPLLVGADMNALFFGIFAVVGHVFPLFAKFRGGKAVATSAGILLGYTPLLFVGILVCFIICLYLSKYVSLSSVITAVLAFAYTFFVDDIPLRIIMGLIAFIVVYRHLANMKRILNKTEPKITWL, encoded by the coding sequence ATGACCATTTTTCTTTTGGTACTTGCTTATCTTCTCGGCTCTATTCCATTTGGTTTAATTGTTGGGAAAGTAGGCTATGGCATTGATATTCGAGAACACGGAAGTGGAAACTTAGGAGCCACAAATACATTCCGTACATTAGGAAAAAAAGCCGGTATTATTGTAACAGTAGCTGATATTTTAAAAGGAACTGTCGCAACGGTCATTCCACTTCTTGTTGGTGCTGATATGAATGCATTATTCTTTGGTATTTTTGCAGTTGTAGGACATGTTTTCCCTCTTTTTGCAAAATTCCGGGGTGGAAAAGCGGTTGCAACGAGCGCAGGTATTCTTCTTGGATATACGCCGCTGCTGTTTGTCGGGATTCTTGTATGCTTCATCATCTGTCTTTATCTATCTAAATATGTATCCCTATCCTCCGTCATTACAGCTGTTCTTGCTTTCGCCTATACATTTTTTGTTGATGATATTCCACTTCGTATTATTATGGGTCTCATTGCTTTTATTGTAGTTTACCGCCATCTTGCCAATATGAAACGTATTTTAAACAAAACAGAACCAAAAATCACTTGGCTATAA